CGTAGGGGAAATAGGGCTGCCACGGGAGTGCTGAGGGCCTTTGCCCACAGCTCAGCCTTGCACAGAAGGgcctcctgccaggctgccaAGAGAAGAGAACTGTACTGGGCCCCTTCTCCTAGGTCCCTCCTCCCCTGAAGCCTACCGCTCGTGGAGAACAGCCTTTGGTGCTTGAACCTCAGAAATTTGGGCCTACAAAGACAGCCGAGATCATCTGCACTGACCTGCCTGTGAGACGTTGAGAGGGAACGGGCTGGGAAAGAGAGTCAGTGAGGGGCTGGATGGTtggggaaagaaatgcaaggtgGAGGGGGTCTGAGGCAGCCAAGGGAGTGGGTGTTTCTTCTCTGTCACCAGTTGTCATGCAGGACTCTTCCTAGCAGAGtcagaaagagctgaagagagcaggtgtcgtggtttagccggcagctcagccccacacagtcgctcgctcactcccccaccggtagatgggggagagaatcagaagggtaacgctcgtgggttgggataagaacagtgaaataattaaaattaaaagaaacaacaacaaaaatgcaacgtaaagagaacaacgagaggcgtgAAACCCggtgtgggggggaggggaagggagaggggagaggggaggggaatgaaccgccaaaacaaaccgcacgcgacgcaaccgctcaccgcccgccgacccaaAGCCATGCCTCCTCTGAGCCGCAGATTGCCCACCCTtgatatactggtcatggtgtcacatggtatggaacgaacatgccattggccagtcggggtcagccgccccggccgtggccttgcccctcccagcctccctccgacgcggcagagcgtgggaagctggaaaggttgtcgacacccccacccccccaccccccaccccaccccggaggagaattaaccccttctcagccaaaaccagcacagcaggtcATCAACAGAGTAGCTCCCATTCACGGCTTTCCTCCCGCGCAGACTGTGGGGACTCCTTGTACATTTGAGGCTACGGCAGGAGGTTTGGTGAGCTGTGCTCTGCCCATGGCTCTAAACCTGCCACTGGTTCCCAGGTACACAAGCACAAAGGCCACCTGACATCACTGCCCACCGTCCTCTGAAGGGAACAACAGTGGGAGGAAGAGACTGCTCCTGATGGCATAGataggaagcaggaaaaaaagaaaagcatggcaATGTAAAAAGCACACATGGCACTTCTAATTACCATAGTTGTTGCAGAACCAGGAAGACCTTGGCTGGCTTCCAAACACACCCGGCTGATCTCTCACGCTCCCTCCTCCACAGGACAGAAGGAGATAGAAAGGAGAAAGTAAGGTGAAAGTAAGGCTGTGGGTCAAGGTAAAGACAGGGGGATTACTAACCAAATGCTGTCACCCTTAAAGCAGGCTCGACTTGGGGAAGATTCATTTAACATAGTGCCAATTACAAATAGAgcaggatggtgagaaacagaCCAAAACCCTCTAAAACACCTCCATGCCCACCTCTTTTTCACGGCCTCGACTTCCCTCCTTCGTTCATggctctctctctcctccacccACAAGCAGCACAGTTTAATGTGGAATGGGGGAGCGTTGTGGCAGGACACAACAGTTCCTTCCTGCCACTCTTTTCTcctcacatttttctctgctccagcatgagtccttcccatagGCTGCAGTCTTTCAAGACCAGCTCCATCATAGGTCCAGTCCACGGCCTGCAGTCCTTCTGGATAAGACTGCCCCAGCATGGGGGTCCTCCAGGGCCCGCAGTTggtgccaggagcctgcttcaGCGTGGGCTCTGCACAGGCCACAGTTCCAGCAGGGGATATCCACCTGGTCCAGCacggggtcctccatgggctccTGGTCCAGCGCGGGATCCTCcatgtggatatctgctccaccgtggTCTCTCCCACAGGTTGCCCAGCAATCTCTGCACCATtgcctgaagcacctcctcctcctcctcctccctttcctctggcCTTGGTGTTTGTGGGACTGTTTCTCAAATGGTTTACTCTCTCCATTCCTCATTTCCTGTGTAGTCTTTTGCCCTTTCTCTAAGATGTGTTAGCCAGCATTGCTAACGGGCTCAGCGTTGTGCAGCAGATAGTCCGTGTTGGAGCCGGTTGgaactggctctgtcagacatggcGGTAGCCACTGGATTCTTCTCACAGGGGGCACCCCTGcacccttctcccccacctcccaaaGCCTTGCCACAGAAACAGGCTGCAGTGGGTCCAAGGGAGTATGAGGCACAGTTAGAGGGATACGAATTCCAAGAGAGAGGAACCAGTCCAGGCTTCAGTAAGGCATGGATGGAATGCTGAATAAGCTTAAGATAAATGGTGTTATTCCTCATGCTTAAAGATTTTGAATAAGTGCTCTAATATGACAGCTATCTAATGTCCTTGAACTTGAGTTTGAAAGCGGCTCCCATGGGAAGGGCAGTCAGGCCTGGCTGAAGCCTCCCAGCAACACCACCTGGACATGATCTCAGCAAGGTCAACAAAGGGAGAAGGGTGGCCCTCGGTTACACTGCCTCTAAGCTGGAGCAAAGACAAGGCAGACTAGGGTGGAGGACGCACTTAGGTCCCTTACAAGGTACCTGCAGCCTCTGTCACAAAGAGGGAACTTGCCTGACCTCCCtcatgaaacagcagcagagtttCTGCAATTGGGCCCTGAAGCACATGTCCCTGCCTTCCTAGACACAGGTGCTGTGCCCTCAGATTCAGGTTTCTGTGGGGAGCATGGGACTCCTGGTGCTTCAACACCAAAGGCGTCCTCAGCTGCTTGACTCTCCCTGTGCCACCCAGAAAGTCAGTCCCACGTCTCACAGCAGAGCATCATCTGGACCCTGGTCCCTTCACTCCAGTACCCACTCGGTGCGAGGTCGTAGGCCCTGCCTCACTCAGCACCAGGCTGAGTGGTGGCATTGGCGTGGACATGAGGAGCCTCTGTCCCGCCCAGTCACCAGCAACACTGCCTCGTCAGGGGATACAATGCCAGGATAACGGCCTGCATAGGCGGGCAgcctttcttgctctttctccccGTACGTAAAGCAAGAAAGGGAGGACGCGAGAGGGCACAAGGGACTGCATTTTGGTTCTCTGAGCAGCTCTCTGCCAGGCCAAAGGCACCACCGTTCAGCTGCAGATGGGCTCCTTCTGGCAAGGGCAacgtgctgctctgcagttctcCTGGACGCACCACGGGACAGTCCCCCTGCTGTGACCTGCGCACGTCCCCATGATGAGGCTCACACAAGTACAGGCTGACCGACGTGTGCTCGTGCATGCCTCCATGGGAGCACGCAAAAATCTGTATGCTCACGTAACGCAAGCCAGGAAAACATAGACTcgtcaaggttggaaaagaccccaaAAGATCACCAAGTCCGACCGTCAATCACCAAGTCCACATCAGCAACTGTGGACTCTGCTGAGCAGATGCTGGGGGCTAGATGTGACATGACCTCTCACATGGGAGCCTTTGTGCATCCGGACAAGAAACATGAGAGCGATGCCCATTTCCTGCAAACTTTGCCACAAACAAGCCCACAGGTATGACCCAGGTGCACATCATCACCTGCCTGCACGGCAGGCCGCCAGCACTTGATCTGAGTCTTCTGCCTGCGCTGACGTGTTTCTATCCTGGAAATCCTCAGGCCTCTCATCCCAGCACTTACAGAAGCCTTCATCTGGGAAAGCACGTGGCGTAAgccaggaaatgaaaaggcagcagtgcaggaagccAGGACACAGCCCGTACCATTAGCCGGGATGGTCCGCATTTGACGTGAGCTTgtcagaaaattattacttcCCCAAAGGGTGCCTCTGGGCCTCAGGCAATGCAGGTCTACTATAAAAGGCAGCCCAACTCTCTGTCGTCTCATCCACTTCTCTCgcctccttctccttgggaATCAGGTGAGAGTGAAGCCtcgtctcctcctcctcctcctccttcaggatCAGGTCTTTCCTCGATGGGTGCCTCAGCCGATATGGGCTGTCCTAGCCCAGGGCTGGGAACTGATTCtcatgggagagggaaggggagaggaggtcTTCCCGAGAGAGGGGCTGGGACTTAGTTGAGGTGGCTCGTGGCCTTTGGGCTGGGCAGCGCGTGCTGGGCCAGGAGGTGCCTTGGCTCCACTGTGGTTGGGTGCAGTGCTGCCCCTCATGTatccctgtgctctgcttcttccctgccctctctcccagGTGCACCGCTGGACCAGAGACATGTCCTGCTACGACaagtgccagccctgccagccctgctcgcCCTGTGGCCCGACCCCactggccaacagctgcaatgagccctgtgtcaggcagtgccagaactCCATCGTCGTCATCGAGCCCTCCcccgtggtggtgaccctgcccggccccatcctcagctccttcccacagaacaCCGTTGTGGGCTCCTCCACCtccgctgctgttggcagcatcctcagctgtGATGGAGTGCCCATCAACTCCGGGGGCTTTGACCTCTCCTGCATTACAAACCGCTACTGTGGCAGCAGATGTCGACCCTGCTAAAGCGGCTGGCAACAACTTTGGCCAAGAACTTCCAAGACCTCAGAACATGGTGCTGCTGGACAGGAGACAGAGCTTCAGGGCACTGTACTCACCTCCTCGGGCCACTGTTTTGCTCTTCTaatcccttctctctcttctttacctttcctgtCACCGCCTCCCCACACCAGCCTAGCGGGGACTTGTtggcctccctccctctgcagggTGGGCAGATGGACACCCTGCAGGAGCTCCACCGCATCTTAGTGGCTGCCCCTGTGGCTGCTCTCTGTGAAccacctccttttcttcttcggACTCATTAAAGTTGTGCTGCATCCAAGCTTGGGCCTCCGagtcctccttccttctgcGGCAGCTCTTCCAGTCTGCTCAGGGAAGAGGTGGAGCAAGGGGAGGGTGGGACTCACCGCAGTAGATTTTGGTGTGTGCCCTTTCCCCTGGAGCTAACAAAGACAACCCTGGCTACTCCACAGCCAATGGCTATCAGCGAGAGCATGGCTGCAAAGGGCGGCAGGAGTGGGGAATGGGAAGACAAGAATGCACACGGACAGcccacagcctcctctccaccttcccctccactgCATTGCGCCATCTAGAGCCCGTGGCCGGTACACATGGCCACAGGCAGGTGAGATAGCGACCTCATATAGCCCTTCAGCACCTGGCAGGgcccagctgctctccagatAGGCAGGGCTGAGGTAATGCACAAGTCAGGATTAGTATCGGCCACACTCCCTGCGAAGCCAACACCCCCACAAGGCCCTCACGGCTTGTTTCAGCTGTCCACCTTCCCTGCGCAAATGCCTTGTGGCGCAAATGACTGTTAATGCTAACATCTAGTTATGCTTCTCAGTTATACTTTGAAAGTTCCTTTTGGACCTTGGCCTTCAGCCGCAGGCAATGCTCTAAATCCTGGCATCCATCCGTGGTCTCctgggagcagaaaaggaaCTCCTGGAGGCACTGCTTGGCGCACAATAACATCTCAGGCACACAGCGCCCCACGAAGCGTGTGAGGTTCCACTCAtgcccttcctgccctcagGTCGTGGGCTGACCACGGAGGACCTCACcccggagcaggtggatgtacCGTGAAGGACACTGTGACCCCGTAAAGAGCTTGCACTGGAAGAGGTTCCTGGCAGGAACTGCCCTCCTGCGGAgagaagcccacgctggagcaggtcctctggcaggagctgtgaccccgtgggggacccatggTGGAGCAGCCCGTGAAGAAATGCAGCCCGGTGGAAGGACCCACGTTGGAGAATTTTGTGAAGGACCTTCTCCCGTGGGTGGGGCCCCACCGTGGAGCAGGGGAGCAGCgtgaagaggaaggagtggcagagactaTGTGTAACGCAGAGTCCGCAACCCCCCTTCCCATTCAGAGGTGAGGCTCACAGGACGGTAGCTCCCCAGGttctcctttctacccttttcaAAGATGGACAcactctttcccttcttccactccccagggacttcacctgactgccatggcCTTTCAAGACCATGGAGAGTGTCTTGGCAGCTACaccagccaattccctcaggactctgggatgcatctcatcaggtgcCATAGACTTGTGGATGTTCCGGTTCCTCAGGTGGTGGGAGGGGCTTTAGCCCCCTCGTCTCCATCCTGCGGTCCATTGGCTTGAGAGGGTTGAGGAGAGAGGCTACCAGCGAAGACTGAGGCAagaaagttgttgagtacctcagctcTCTCCTCGTCTCTTGATACTAGGCAACCATTCTTGTTCAGCAGGGCGGGTGCACtttctttagctttctttttctggctgtcgtacctgtagaagccctttagttattctttgcatcccttacCTGTCCCCGCTTCCACTGCTTCCACTGCTTGCGCGGTTCCGTCTTGCTCattagtttgaccagcatatCTCAGCTCAGCCGtactggtctcttcccttccttgcctgatttcttacacctggcaACTGCGAGCTCCTGTGCTCTATGGAATGCACCTTCCAAGGTCTGCCGGcacttctgttcccttgtccctgaggacctcttcccagggggtcctgctgactaactccttgaagagctggaaggctGCTTTC
The DNA window shown above is from Phalacrocorax aristotelis chromosome 23, bGulAri2.1, whole genome shotgun sequence and carries:
- the LOC142067737 gene encoding feather keratin Cos1-1/Cos1-3/Cos2-1-like; translated protein: MSCYDKCQPCQPCSPCGPTPLANSCNEPCVRQCQNSIVVIEPSPVVVTLPGPILSSFPQNTVVGSSTSAAVGSILSCDGVPINSGGFDLSCITNRYCGSRCRPC